CCGACCATGGCTCCGCCGACCGGTGCTCCGACCGCGGTTCCGCCACCGTCTGGACTGTCGGTGCGATCGCCGTGCTGTGCGTGGTGTTCGGCGTCGTCCTTGCCTTGGGGCAGGCCGTCGTGACCCGGCATCGTGCGGCGGGCGCCGCGGACCTGGCCGCGCTGGCGGCGGCCGATCACTGGGCGGAGGGTGGCACCGCGGCCTGCGCCCGGGCGGACCGGGTGGCGAGAGCCCAGGGCACGCGGCTGGTGCGGTGCGATGTCGTGGGCGAGATCTCGGACGTGACGGCGAGATCGGGCCGGGGCCCGTTCGCGGCGGAGGTCAGGGCACGGGCGGGACCTGCGGAGACGGTGGCGCGGGATCCTGGACCGGCTCCCGGGCCGGACCGTTCCTCGGGTCCTGGATCGCACCAGGGACCGGCTCCTGGACCGGACCGTGCGCCGGCTCCTGGCCCGGACCGTGCGCCGGATCCTCGACCGGACCGTGCACCGGTTCCTGGACCGGATCAGGGACCCGCTCCCTCGCCGGCTCCTCTTCCGCCTTCTCCTCCGGAGCCCCCCGCAGCAACACCGTGAGCAGTCGTACCGCGCCCCTCTTGTGCAACGGATCGTTCCCGTTGCCGCACTTGGGGGACTGGATGCAGGACGGGCACCCGGCGTCGCACTCGCAGGACGCGATGGCCTGTCGGGTGGCCGTCAGCCAGGAGTGGGCGGTGTGGAAGGCGCGTTCCGCGAAGCCGGCGCCGCCCGGGTGGCCGTCGTAGACGAAGACCGTCGGGAGGAGCGTGTCGGGGTGCAGCGGGATGGAGACGCCGCCGATGTCCCAGCGGTTGCAGGTCGCGAAGAGGGGCAGCATGCCGATCGACGCGTGCTCGGCTGCGTGCAGGGCGCCGCCGAGGATCTCCGGGTTGATCCGGGCGGCGTCCAACTGGTCCTCGGTGACCGTCCACCACACGGCACGCGTGCGCAGCGTACGAGGAGGGAGGTCGAGCTTCGTCTCGCCCAGCACTTCACCGGTGATGACACGTCGACGCAGGAAGGAGACGACTTGGTTGGTGACCTCGACGGAGCCGTAGCAGAGGCGGCCGTCGCCCCAGGGGATCTCGACGTCCGTCTCCAGGACGGAGATCGACGTCGTGTCGCGGGCGACGGTCGTGTACGGCGGGTTGGCCTCCTCGACCAGGGCGACCGAGTCGTCCAGGTCCAGTGAGCGGACCAGGTAGGTACGGCCCTGGTGAAGGTGGACGGCGCCCTCGTGCGCGGTCGTGTGGGCAGCGCCCGCGTCCACCGTGCCGAGCAGCCGTCCGGTGCCGGACTCGACGATCTGCACCGGCTGGCCGCCGCCTCCCCGGAGGTCGGTCAGGTCGGCGGCCCGTTCGCGGCGGGTCCAGTGCCACGCCTTGGTCCGGCGGCGCAGCAGCTTCGCGGCCTCCAGCTGCGGCAGCAGGCTCTCGGTCTCGGGGCCGAACAGCTCCAGGTCTTCGTCGGTCAGCGGCAGTTCCGCCGCTGCCGCGCACAGGTGCGGGGCGAGGACGTACGGGTTGTCCGGGTCGAGGACGGTCGACTCGACCGGCTGGTCGAACAGGGCCTCGGGGTGGTGGACGAGGAAGGTGTCCAGGGGGTCGTCGCGGGCGACCAGGACGGCGAGGGCCCCTTGCCCGGAGCGGCCCGCCCGGCCTGCCTGCTGCCACAGGGACGCGCGCGTGCCCGGGTAGCCGGCGATGAGGACCGCGTCCAGACCGG
This genomic window from Streptomyces sp. DG2A-72 contains:
- a CDS encoding DEAD/DEAH box helicase produces the protein MAKNHRSDRPSTDPASRLAPGTVLDRLAAGPSRASRITHTEHLPPREGRHAVWPDRIRAEVIAAVQAAGIEHPWAHQARAAEHALDGDSVVVATGTASGKSLAYLVPVLSTLLDGSEAPNGRGTTALYLAPTKALAADQCRSVKELSQPLGNSVRPAVYDGDTPFEEREWIRQYANYVLTNPDMLHRGILPSHPRWSSFLKSLKYVVIDECHTYRGVFGSHVAQVLRRLRRLCARYGASPVFLLASATAAEPSVAARRLTGLPVVEVADDASPRGELVFALWEPPLTELQGEKGAPVRRTATAETADLLTDLAVQGVRTVAFVRSRRGAELISVIAQERLAEVDRSLARRVAAYRGGYLPEERRALEQALHSGELLGLAATTALELGIDVSGLDAVLIAGYPGTRASLWQQAGRAGRSGQGALAVLVARDDPLDTFLVHHPEALFDQPVESTVLDPDNPYVLAPHLCAAAAELPLTDEDLELFGPETESLLPQLEAAKLLRRRTKAWHWTRRERAADLTDLRGGGGQPVQIVESGTGRLLGTVDAGAAHTTAHEGAVHLHQGRTYLVRSLDLDDSVALVEEANPPYTTVARDTTSISVLETDVEIPWGDGRLCYGSVEVTNQVVSFLRRRVITGEVLGETKLDLPPRTLRTRAVWWTVTEDQLDAARINPEILGGALHAAEHASIGMLPLFATCNRWDIGGVSIPLHPDTLLPTVFVYDGHPGGAGFAERAFHTAHSWLTATRQAIASCECDAGCPSCIQSPKCGNGNDPLHKRGAVRLLTVLLRGAPEEKAEEEPARERVPDPVQEPVHGPVEDPAHGPGQEPAHGPVQEPVPGAIQDPRNGPAREPVQDPAPPSPQVPPVP